A stretch of Sulfurimonas autotrophica DSM 16294 DNA encodes these proteins:
- a CDS encoding B12-binding domain-containing radical SAM protein: MKIILTTLNSRFTHSAIGLRYLYANMQELKNNTNILEFSINDAIQTIAEKLLINKPDIIGIGVYIWNASEVHELIHIIKKVSPQTRIILGGPEVTYQPFRVNFDDADYIIQGEGDLAFYELCKKIINEEKVDKIIKMSAPNLKEIQLPYMYYTDDDIKNRYIYVEISRGCPFECEFCLSSMDEKVRAFELDEVLAEFEKLWERGARNFKFVDRTFNLNMKAANKILDFFLEKEPPYFAHFEVIPDHFPASLREKIKRFAPGALQLEIGIQTLNPVIANNISRQLKLDKIKDNIRFLENETTAHIHLDLIVGLPGESLESFGRNLDELMSMSSCEIQIGILKKLSGTQINRHDIEEGMVYSDIPPYDILKNNQLSFLDIQIMKRFARFWDLYYNSGNFKTSLLLLWQETSIYENFYAFGLWIYEQTDSTWKISLQRQGELLFSYLSEVKKLDRQNVADAMLEDMMKLKGRAVPAYLKPFADDFQTNAKLGTSGFNKRQQA; encoded by the coding sequence ATGAAAATTATACTAACCACTTTAAACTCACGATTTACCCATTCAGCTATCGGTCTACGTTACCTTTATGCGAATATGCAAGAACTAAAAAACAATACAAATATACTTGAATTCAGCATCAATGATGCCATTCAAACAATTGCAGAAAAACTGCTTATAAACAAGCCCGACATTATAGGCATAGGCGTCTATATATGGAATGCTTCTGAGGTACATGAACTTATTCACATTATCAAAAAAGTATCTCCTCAAACACGCATAATTCTTGGCGGTCCCGAGGTCACCTACCAGCCTTTTCGTGTAAATTTTGATGACGCGGACTACATTATACAGGGTGAAGGTGACTTGGCTTTTTATGAACTGTGTAAAAAAATCATCAATGAAGAAAAGGTCGATAAAATCATCAAAATGAGTGCGCCAAATCTCAAAGAGATACAACTGCCTTACATGTACTATACAGATGATGACATCAAAAACCGTTACATTTATGTAGAAATTTCACGAGGCTGCCCTTTTGAGTGTGAGTTTTGCCTCTCTTCTATGGATGAGAAAGTGCGGGCATTTGAGCTTGATGAAGTTTTGGCCGAATTTGAAAAACTCTGGGAGCGAGGTGCGAGAAATTTTAAATTTGTAGACAGAACCTTTAACCTCAATATGAAAGCGGCAAACAAAATCTTAGACTTTTTTTTAGAAAAAGAGCCGCCCTACTTTGCCCATTTTGAAGTGATACCCGACCATTTCCCCGCATCTTTGCGTGAAAAAATAAAACGCTTTGCTCCCGGTGCTTTGCAGCTTGAAATCGGTATACAGACACTCAACCCTGTAATTGCAAACAACATATCAAGACAGCTCAAACTTGATAAAATCAAAGATAATATTCGCTTCTTGGAAAATGAAACAACAGCACATATTCATCTTGATTTGATTGTTGGACTGCCGGGCGAGAGTTTAGAGAGTTTTGGACGTAATTTAGATGAACTGATGAGCATGAGCAGCTGTGAAATTCAAATAGGCATCCTCAAAAAACTCTCCGGCACGCAGATCAACCGCCATGATATAGAAGAGGGTATGGTTTACAGCGATATTCCGCCTTATGATATTTTAAAAAATAATCAACTCAGTTTCCTTGATATTCAAATAATGAAACGCTTTGCAAGGTTTTGGGACCTCTACTACAACAGCGGAAACTTTAAAACAAGCCTGCTGCTGCTTTGGCAGGAGACAAGCATTTATGAAAATTTTTATGCTTTTGGATTGTGGATTTATGAGCAGACAGACTCTACCTGGAAAATTTCACTCCAACGCCAGGGAGAACTCCTGTTTTCTTATCTGAGTGAGGTGAAAAAACTTGACAGACAAAATGTAGCCGATGCAATGCTGGAAGATATGATGAAACTCAAAGGAAGAGCCGTTCCGGCTTATCTTAAACCTTTTGCAGATGATTTTCAAACCAATGCAAAGCTGGGCACTTCAGGATTTAACAAACGACAGCAGGCATAA
- a CDS encoding CZB domain-containing protein, whose product MAQESNEVIHEFENTFSELNEQANSAHTTAIGIQNRLFTTLVKVDHILFKSNAYSTVLNEDADKEFPDHKHCRMGKWYLGIGQERFGNTSAFRKMDVPHATVHDNVAKNMAYVKEGSILKANHPQIITDNFRVMENASHELFKDLDLMLEEYEQKG is encoded by the coding sequence ATTGCGCAAGAATCAAATGAAGTAATTCATGAATTTGAAAATACATTCTCAGAACTTAATGAACAGGCTAATTCAGCACACACTACAGCTATCGGAATCCAAAACCGCCTCTTTACGACACTTGTAAAGGTTGACCATATTTTATTTAAATCAAATGCATATTCAACCGTGCTCAATGAAGATGCGGACAAAGAGTTCCCTGACCATAAACACTGTAGAATGGGGAAATGGTACTTAGGTATCGGTCAAGAGCGCTTCGGAAATACCTCTGCCTTTAGAAAAATGGATGTGCCGCATGCAACTGTCCATGACAACGTTGCTAAGAACATGGCATATGTAAAGGAAGGCAGTATATTAAAAGCGAACCATCCTCAAATAATCACTGATAATTTCAGAGTGATGGAAAATGCTTCACATGAACTCTTTAAAGATTTAGATTTAATGCTTGAGGAGTATGAACAAAAGGGGTGA
- a CDS encoding HD domain-containing phosphohydrolase: MINLKELQALAKKFKVLYVEDDISVQNALAEYLKNLFSQVTTANDGEEGLQTYKKGQYDIVITDLSMPKMNGIEMLQKIREINPSQAVLITTAHSGSDYMSQAIKIGVDGYIVKPFDYEQLNYELYKTSEKLEVMQENEAYKKTLQRMVEQKTAELSSMIHFQHDNYEKTLLAMVKLIEERDTYTAGHSQRVANYSKMIAKEMDCSEEECDQIYRAGILHDIGKIVTPDVVLLKPKKLNALEYKLIQEHPQVGYRLLANIPMYKDLADTVRDHHERCDGSGYPRGIEANEIDKLAKVMMIADTFDAMTTNRIYKGRKTCQEALDEIQSLGTSQYDSDAVKAALRVLKDVVIAEDINQLPHTEIEKERFAYFYKDSLTDLYNQSYLDVILSQNSYDIKYTKLHLLRLKNFSRYNKDSGWKKGDAVLEKIAKSLQRCFDLSMVFRIFGDDFAILDNGECNMTEIEQQIKEILAETIIESDMLELSLVAKKTITVDDLEKL, from the coding sequence ATGATAAATTTAAAAGAGTTACAAGCATTAGCAAAAAAATTTAAAGTTCTATATGTAGAAGATGACATCTCCGTACAAAATGCACTGGCTGAGTATTTGAAAAATTTATTTTCTCAAGTGACAACCGCGAATGATGGAGAAGAGGGTCTGCAAACGTACAAAAAAGGGCAATATGACATAGTCATAACAGATTTGTCCATGCCTAAAATGAACGGTATAGAGATGTTGCAAAAGATTCGAGAGATAAATCCCTCTCAGGCTGTTTTGATTACAACTGCGCACAGCGGATCTGATTATATGTCACAGGCTATTAAAATAGGCGTGGATGGTTATATTGTGAAACCGTTTGATTATGAACAGCTTAATTATGAACTTTATAAAACAAGTGAAAAATTAGAAGTAATGCAAGAGAACGAGGCATACAAAAAAACTCTGCAGCGCATGGTGGAACAAAAAACAGCCGAGCTTAGTTCCATGATACATTTTCAGCATGATAATTATGAAAAAACACTCCTGGCTATGGTAAAACTCATAGAAGAGAGAGATACTTACACAGCCGGACACTCGCAAAGAGTTGCGAACTATTCTAAAATGATAGCCAAAGAGATGGATTGTAGCGAAGAAGAATGCGATCAGATTTACAGAGCCGGAATTTTGCATGATATCGGCAAAATCGTAACGCCGGATGTAGTGCTTTTAAAACCTAAAAAATTAAATGCTCTGGAATATAAACTGATTCAAGAACATCCCCAGGTCGGGTATAGACTTTTGGCAAATATCCCAATGTATAAAGATCTCGCCGATACGGTACGCGATCATCATGAACGCTGCGACGGCAGCGGATATCCGAGGGGCATTGAGGCGAATGAGATTGACAAACTTGCAAAAGTGATGATGATTGCGGATACCTTTGATGCCATGACAACCAACAGAATATATAAGGGTCGAAAAACATGTCAAGAGGCACTTGATGAAATACAAAGCCTTGGTACAAGCCAGTATGATTCTGATGCTGTCAAAGCAGCATTGCGAGTACTCAAAGATGTGGTTATTGCTGAAGATATAAATCAACTGCCCCATACCGAGATAGAAAAAGAGCGTTTTGCCTATTTTTACAAAGACAGCCTGACCGATTTGTACAATCAAAGTTATCTTGATGTTATTTTGAGCCAAAATTCTTATGATATAAAATATACAAAGCTGCATCTTCTACGGCTGAAAAATTTTTCGCGTTATAACAAAGATTCCGGATGGAAAAAAGGTGACGCAGTGTTAGAAAAAATTGCAAAATCTTTACAAAGATGTTTTGACTTATCTATGGTTTTTAGAATTTTTGGAGATGATTTTGCCATACTTGATAACGGAGAATGCAACATGACAGAAATAGAGCAGCAAATCAAAGAAATTTTGGCTGAAACTATCATAGAATCTGATATGCTGGAACTTTCTCTGGTTGCAAAAAAAACTATAACTGTAGATGATTTAGAAAAACTTTGA
- a CDS encoding PAS domain S-box protein: MKDSVFIGIGASAGGLEALKELLPLLPQDEGYVYIIAQHLDPHKKSALGEILTAYTAMPVVTISQKYTFLPNSVNIVPPGYNLTYAKHKLLLEKISKTPHTPTPSVDELFKALSSYKKENCVGIVLSGAGHDATAGVKTIKENGGITVAQSPDEAQYADMPKNAIQSGYIDYVLKVAQIGENLESIIHIMPEPLMKITKLLEEKECLDIDKYKKETIMRRLNKRMMLTKCADLDEYFDYIQTHPDELYLLYQNILIGVTEFFRDKESFEVFKQHLEHYLLDKPDHYDLRIWSIACSTGEEAYSLAIIIDQIKKKLKKNFSVHIFATDIDEKALEIAKKGIYTKKLLEKIDKKIIKTYFSALDEGYKIKEFIRSQIVFTKHNILSDPPFIKQDIISCRNFLIYILPEVQQELFVLFHYALKDKGLLFLGSSESTLMSVDYFKALNQEHKVYVKEALQNPPRISSHYFSSHINTKQNQTGIKTSTLKDINIKEEITNTVFELFSHECIIVDTNFTIVYKQGSNPFLELGDGFVTLNIVENLKKELRYSVKKILKRTLKTATLHSTKFIEVKLDNKEQTFVKVIAAPFANKQNTPFILLYFQELNAHGLEFDTREIVLPNESYVVENLTNRVKELQEDYHALLDELSISKENMQLLNEELQRSNEELQSANEELETSNEELQSSNEELQVSIINEQKLQRQLALILNSTHDGIMGLDLEGRHTFVNAAALEMLGYTKDELLGKNAHRIWHHTKPDGSHYLFSECTLHTHLVDGLSVRKEDFFFKKDSTGFNVEVLQNPIIEEGKVKGAVLSFRDITEKKKLQQEAEYEHRLANLYVNTTGTLVMVLDLAGSVNMINNSGCELLGLPKEKIIGKNFIHNFIPKARQPENQNVFDSLISEKTDILKEYKNIIIDAQGKEHIISWRNNYIKDDNGTLTSLLSSGIDITDKEALTEKLFEQEHLYKLTFEEADIGIAHVSLDGRWIDTNEYLSKLLGYTKEEFQNMHVFDITFPQDRDTDMHMIEQLHKGEKKSYHIEKRYVHKNGNIIWVSLAVVLLLDEQKKPLYLLKIIRDISQLKLLMYQIEIEKNRFQRIIEFTPIPTMLYNTDGDILILNKIFQDNTGYTLEEIPTIDKMVEKLFVNEDADSIKSIKQYYKEPTKLPKQQQCITTKSKERRVGILDAVKLDEEGNSSEILYLIAIVDITDIQKKDELMVAQSRQAAMGDMLSMIAHQWRQPLSVISMVANNIQAQIELQRSVDAKSLHDLIHTLNEQTQYLSHTIDDFRNFFKPDKNREFIKIDVILEKLTHLIEKSLQNNAISLTLPKKSDIELCTYQNQLLQVLINIINNAKDAIKEHRAQDGNISIDVIKKKKEILLKICDNGGGIKPEILKKLGEPYVTSKSKNGTGLGIYMSRIIVEKHLGGRLSWESNSKGSCFYISLPKDTICES, encoded by the coding sequence ATGAAAGATTCTGTATTTATCGGCATAGGTGCAAGTGCCGGAGGGTTAGAAGCCTTAAAAGAGCTATTGCCGCTGTTGCCGCAAGACGAAGGTTATGTTTACATCATTGCACAGCACCTTGACCCGCATAAAAAAAGTGCCTTAGGTGAAATTTTGACAGCATACACTGCTATGCCGGTAGTTACAATTTCCCAAAAATACACGTTCCTGCCAAACAGTGTAAATATTGTTCCTCCCGGATACAATCTGACATATGCCAAACATAAACTGCTGCTTGAAAAAATTTCAAAAACCCCGCATACACCCACACCCTCTGTTGATGAACTCTTCAAAGCACTCAGCAGTTATAAAAAAGAAAACTGTGTAGGCATAGTTCTCAGCGGTGCAGGACATGACGCAACAGCAGGTGTCAAAACCATTAAAGAAAACGGCGGTATCACCGTTGCACAGTCCCCAGATGAAGCACAATATGCCGATATGCCTAAAAATGCCATACAAAGCGGCTATATTGACTATGTGCTTAAGGTAGCACAGATTGGTGAAAACCTTGAGAGCATTATACATATAATGCCCGAGCCTTTGATGAAGATTACAAAACTTCTTGAAGAAAAAGAGTGTCTCGACATCGACAAATACAAAAAAGAGACCATTATGCGGCGGTTGAACAAACGTATGATGCTTACCAAATGTGCGGATCTCGACGAGTATTTTGATTATATTCAGACACATCCTGATGAACTTTACCTGCTGTATCAAAATATTTTAATCGGAGTGACAGAGTTTTTCAGAGATAAAGAATCTTTTGAAGTATTCAAGCAGCATCTTGAGCATTATCTCTTGGACAAGCCTGATCATTATGACTTGAGAATCTGGTCTATTGCCTGTTCTACCGGTGAAGAGGCTTACTCTTTGGCTATCATCATTGATCAAATCAAAAAAAAGCTCAAGAAAAACTTCAGTGTTCATATTTTTGCCACTGACATTGATGAAAAAGCACTTGAGATTGCAAAAAAGGGTATATACACAAAAAAATTACTTGAAAAAATAGATAAAAAAATTATTAAAACCTATTTCAGCGCACTGGATGAGGGATACAAAATAAAAGAATTTATACGCTCACAGATTGTTTTTACCAAACACAATATTTTAAGTGACCCGCCTTTTATCAAGCAGGATATCATCAGCTGCAGAAATTTTCTCATCTATATCTTGCCAGAAGTCCAGCAGGAGCTTTTTGTGCTCTTTCATTATGCGCTCAAAGACAAAGGGCTGCTCTTTTTGGGTTCATCGGAATCTACACTCATGAGTGTAGATTATTTTAAAGCCTTAAATCAGGAACATAAGGTCTATGTCAAAGAAGCACTGCAGAATCCGCCGAGAATATCTTCGCATTACTTTTCCTCACATATAAATACAAAACAAAACCAGACAGGAATAAAAACATCTACACTCAAAGACATAAATATAAAAGAGGAAATAACAAACACCGTCTTTGAACTCTTTTCTCACGAATGTATTATAGTTGATACAAATTTTACTATTGTTTATAAGCAGGGGAGCAATCCTTTTTTAGAACTGGGTGATGGTTTTGTGACTTTAAATATTGTTGAAAATCTGAAAAAAGAGCTTCGATACAGTGTAAAAAAGATTCTCAAACGAACTCTCAAAACAGCGACACTTCACAGTACAAAATTTATTGAAGTCAAACTCGATAATAAAGAACAGACCTTTGTCAAAGTTATTGCCGCCCCTTTTGCAAACAAACAAAACACTCCGTTTATTTTGCTCTATTTTCAGGAGTTAAATGCACATGGTCTGGAGTTTGACACTCGCGAAATTGTACTGCCAAATGAATCTTATGTCGTTGAAAACCTTACAAACCGGGTAAAAGAGCTCCAAGAGGACTACCATGCTCTTTTGGATGAGTTGAGTATATCAAAAGAGAATATGCAGCTGCTCAACGAAGAGCTGCAAAGATCCAATGAAGAGCTCCAAAGTGCCAACGAAGAGCTTGAGACATCCAATGAAGAGCTCCAAAGCTCAAACGAAGAACTCCAGGTCTCCATCATCAATGAACAAAAACTGCAAAGACAACTTGCATTGATACTCAACTCCACCCATGACGGCATCATGGGTCTTGATCTTGAGGGAAGGCATACTTTTGTCAATGCAGCCGCACTTGAAATGCTGGGCTATACCAAAGATGAGCTTTTGGGCAAAAATGCCCATAGAATCTGGCATCACACAAAACCGGACGGCAGTCATTATCTTTTTAGTGAATGTACTTTGCATACTCATCTTGTTGACGGTCTTTCCGTGCGAAAAGAAGATTTCTTTTTCAAAAAAGACAGTACAGGTTTTAATGTAGAAGTATTGCAAAACCCGATTATAGAAGAGGGTAAAGTAAAAGGAGCCGTGCTCTCTTTTCGTGATATTACAGAGAAGAAAAAGCTGCAACAAGAGGCTGAGTATGAGCACAGGCTTGCCAATTTATATGTCAATACAACAGGCACTCTTGTAATGGTTTTGGATTTAGCAGGCAGTGTCAACATGATAAACAACAGCGGCTGCGAGCTGCTGGGACTGCCAAAAGAAAAAATTATCGGCAAAAATTTTATACACAATTTCATACCAAAAGCAAGACAGCCGGAAAACCAAAATGTTTTTGACTCACTTATTAGTGAAAAAACAGATATTTTAAAAGAGTACAAAAACATCATCATTGATGCACAGGGCAAAGAGCATATCATTTCATGGAGAAACAACTACATTAAAGATGACAACGGCACACTTACTTCTCTTTTGAGTTCCGGCATTGACATCACCGACAAAGAAGCACTCACAGAAAAACTTTTCGAGCAGGAACATCTTTACAAACTGACCTTTGAAGAAGCAGACATTGGTATAGCTCATGTCTCTCTTGATGGCAGATGGATAGACACCAACGAATACCTCTCAAAACTTTTAGGATATACAAAAGAAGAGTTTCAAAATATGCATGTTTTCGACATTACCTTCCCCCAGGACAGAGATACCGACATGCATATGATAGAGCAACTGCATAAAGGAGAAAAAAAGTCTTATCATATCGAAAAACGCTATGTGCATAAAAACGGCAATATCATCTGGGTGAGTCTGGCTGTCGTACTTTTACTTGATGAGCAGAAAAAACCGCTCTACTTACTGAAAATAATCCGTGACATATCACAACTCAAGCTTTTAATGTACCAGATAGAGATTGAAAAAAACAGATTTCAAAGAATCATAGAGTTTACGCCGATTCCGACTATGCTTTACAACACAGACGGAGATATTTTAATACTTAACAAAATTTTCCAGGACAACACAGGCTATACCCTGGAAGAAATCCCGACAATTGACAAAATGGTGGAAAAACTTTTTGTCAATGAAGATGCAGACAGTATAAAAAGTATAAAGCAGTACTACAAAGAGCCTACAAAACTGCCAAAACAGCAACAATGCATTACCACAAAATCAAAAGAGAGAAGAGTCGGAATTCTTGATGCCGTTAAGCTCGATGAGGAGGGCAACAGTAGTGAAATTTTATATCTTATCGCAATAGTTGATATAACCGATATACAAAAAAAAGATGAACTCATGGTCGCACAATCCCGCCAGGCTGCAATGGGAGATATGCTCTCAATGATAGCCCATCAATGGAGACAGCCTTTGAGTGTTATTTCTATGGTCGCAAACAATATTCAAGCACAAATAGAACTGCAGAGAAGTGTTGATGCAAAATCTCTGCACGATCTCATACATACGCTCAATGAGCAAACGCAATATCTCTCACACACCATAGATGATTTTAGAAATTTTTTCAAACCTGACAAAAATAGAGAGTTTATTAAAATAGATGTCATTTTAGAAAAACTTACCCATCTGATTGAAAAATCTTTACAGAATAATGCAATCAGTTTAACACTGCCTAAAAAAAGCGATATTGAGTTATGCACGTATCAAAATCAACTGCTGCAGGTGCTTATAAATATAATTAACAATGCCAAAGATGCCATCAAAGAGCACAGAGCACAAGACGGAAATATCAGCATAGATGTTATAAAAAAGAAAAAAGAGATTCTCTTGAAAATTTGCGACAACGGCGGAGGCATAAAACCCGAAATACTCAAAAAACTCGGAGAGCCTTATGTGACATCAAAATCTAAAAATGGCACAGGTTTAGGCATATATATGTCAAGAATAATTGTAGAAAAACATCTTGGCGGCAGACTCTCCTGGGAGAGTAACAGTAAAGGAAGCTGTTTTTATATTTCACTGCCCAAAGACACAATCTGTGAGTCATAA
- a CDS encoding metal ABC transporter permease, with the protein MSIVELLWPAFVLAIALVFIHSIFGLEIIKRGVIFTDLAIGQIAAIGMALSVAFMDSQYQNIMTLLFALLAAAIITWATKKVQKIEAFIGLLYALGISSIMLILAQSAEGTELFSKLSAADILFTSSDDLLKSLLLYGGVAFVMFIVYPRLSGVKKEFLFFVMLALTVTSSVQSAGVLVVFALLIAPSYAGLAQMKMNALLFACLFGSLSIILALFGSYYLDLPTGYAIIFVTVLFSLVFVIVSSIIKETQAKVNNEE; encoded by the coding sequence ATGTCAATAGTAGAGTTATTGTGGCCGGCCTTTGTGCTGGCCATTGCCTTGGTATTTATTCACTCCATCTTTGGTTTGGAGATTATTAAACGGGGTGTAATTTTCACAGACTTGGCTATAGGACAGATAGCGGCTATCGGGATGGCATTGAGCGTTGCCTTTATGGACTCACAGTATCAAAACATTATGACGCTTTTATTTGCACTTTTAGCAGCTGCTATTATTACCTGGGCTACAAAAAAAGTACAAAAAATCGAAGCTTTTATAGGGCTCTTGTATGCGCTTGGTATCTCTTCTATTATGCTTATACTTGCACAAAGTGCAGAGGGAACGGAGCTTTTTTCTAAGTTAAGTGCGGCCGATATTCTTTTTACTTCAAGTGATGATCTTTTAAAAAGCCTTTTGTTATATGGTGGTGTGGCATTTGTTATGTTTATTGTATATCCAAGACTTAGCGGAGTAAAAAAAGAGTTTCTATTTTTTGTAATGCTTGCTCTTACTGTGACATCCTCTGTACAATCAGCAGGTGTGTTAGTCGTTTTTGCGCTCTTGATTGCCCCTTCATATGCCGGACTTGCACAAATGAAAATGAATGCGCTTTTGTTTGCCTGTTTGTTTGGTTCACTGAGCATCATTTTGGCATTGTTTGGCTCGTATTATTTGGATTTGCCTACAGGTTATGCTATTATATTTGTAACTGTTTTATTTTCACTTGTTTTTGTTATAGTTTCAAGTATAATAAAAGAGACACAAGCGAAGGTAAACAATGAAGAGTAA
- a CDS encoding methyltransferase family protein: MKSKILVGLQFFIIFLMILPLGTKTQHLYLGSLILIFGIIIGLLALKEHKSGNFNIRPDIKENCELVTSGIYTYVRHPMYLSVLLSMFGLAVIYFTYYEFALLVILLITLLVKLFYEESLWKCHNPAYIEYLQKTKRLLPFVF; this comes from the coding sequence ATGAAGAGTAAAATATTGGTTGGGTTACAGTTTTTTATCATATTTTTAATGATTTTACCTTTGGGAACAAAGACTCAGCATCTATATCTTGGTTCATTGATTTTAATTTTTGGAATAATTATAGGGCTTTTGGCACTTAAAGAACATAAGAGCGGAAACTTTAATATTCGCCCCGATATAAAAGAAAACTGTGAATTGGTTACGAGTGGTATTTACACTTATGTAAGACATCCGATGTATCTTAGTGTACTATTGAGTATGTTTGGGTTAGCTGTGATTTATTTCACCTATTATGAATTTGCACTGCTTGTAATACTACTTATAACACTTTTGGTAAAACTATTTTATGAAGAGAGTTTATGGAAGTGTCACAACCCGGCTTATATTGAGTATTTACAAAAAACAAAACGATTGCTACCTTTCGTTTTTTAA
- a CDS encoding metal ABC transporter substrate-binding protein, translating into MRRIILLTVLLTNLAFASVKVDTTYSTAGAVAQKIGGDLVHVTVLGSPKYDPHFIVPKPSLISKLRRADLLIINGGGLELGWLPPLLRAANNAKIQNGAKGFLDMSHFVHMIDVPASISRAFGDVHAQGNPHYTTDPYVIVPMAKAIAQKLSQIDPQHQKSYEANLKKFTNEWQTYLNKLDAKMLTCKDKKVVQYHELFNYFLKRYNYKIYGTIEPLPGIAPSSKHTIELINIMRENGVKKILQDVYHERKTAQFIAAKTGAKVLIIPHDLGADGSKTLQEFYNKIANRICQ; encoded by the coding sequence ATGAGAAGAATTATTTTACTAACAGTTTTACTAACAAACCTGGCATTTGCATCTGTAAAAGTAGATACAACCTACTCGACAGCAGGTGCTGTTGCACAAAAAATCGGAGGTGATTTGGTACATGTAACGGTTCTTGGCAGCCCAAAATATGATCCGCATTTTATAGTGCCAAAACCTTCTCTTATTTCAAAACTCCGTCGGGCGGATCTGCTCATCATAAACGGCGGAGGATTGGAACTAGGCTGGCTGCCACCGCTATTGCGTGCTGCAAACAATGCCAAAATTCAAAACGGGGCCAAAGGCTTTTTGGATATGTCTCATTTTGTGCATATGATAGACGTTCCGGCTTCTATTTCTCGTGCCTTTGGAGATGTGCATGCACAGGGTAATCCCCACTATACAACAGACCCTTATGTCATAGTGCCAATGGCAAAGGCAATAGCGCAAAAACTCTCTCAAATAGACCCGCAACACCAAAAAAGCTATGAAGCCAATTTGAAAAAATTCACAAATGAATGGCAAACGTATTTAAACAAACTTGATGCGAAGATGCTTACATGTAAAGATAAAAAAGTTGTGCAATACCATGAACTTTTTAACTATTTTTTAAAGCGATACAACTATAAAATTTATGGAACAATTGAGCCGCTTCCGGGGATTGCACCAAGCTCAAAGCACACGATAGAGCTTATAAATATTATGAGAGAAAATGGTGTGAAAAAGATTCTGCAGGATGTTTACCATGAGCGTAAAACGGCACAATTTATAGCGGCTAAAACCGGTGCAAAAGTCCTGATAATTCCACATGATCTGGGTGCTGATGGCAGTAAAACACTGCAAGAGTTTTATAACAAAATCGCTAACAGAATATGTCAATAG